One part of the Mariniblastus fucicola genome encodes these proteins:
- a CDS encoding hybrid sensor histidine kinase/response regulator, producing the protein MNNVAEQLENAWAPIRESMTTAIVRDENALEKLALELTEFAHVSRTVGKEELSRGADQLARLADVSAVWLNRYPDDTEIVDEMMDFVESHLGELENGIATQETNPKIDHMIELANEAWSDYFIMTEGSWGTGLSLESEPAPTFSVESPYETELPSALTADEGDEIQTSALLENEIGMLLGAMTGASKQPVSPEPNPNPIVETVSESEPTAVENEPVAPVESDSEPAQETDVDEAAREELRADREMLDAYLDDSLRCVAAMEAAALSLDASPSDKESIRAFCRELHTLKGASATVGLAGLASHLHNLENSLEEIFSGNAHVNPETLFEAIDFVRKEMDLLNPESEPVSAKLAATQQQTQIHRTPDPQPAQFATVPNASMVSPVSASNSETPSPTSFASNDNSSIRIRAAQLDRLMDMLAELVVLRNRRENNASEFDLLYSELSRCSTRLSIVEEQAEHHSNNSVVGEVSKDIEAVGRGFRALQKPVANDNAAITRFIRDFRQELMHLRRVPVSGLFGRLQRAARDAAKKEKKQVRVKVAGENTGLEQEVQERLYESLLHVVRNSVSHGIQSPYDRAAAGKDEAGTITLEASASAQLLVIEVRDDGNGVNYEAIRQRGIEKGLIAANHQTTNAELANLIFHPGFSTKQTASEISGRGVGMDVVATTLEQMRGRIEVESVTGKGTTIRLLIPRRTGIEHVMVFRSHEQLYALPMQSVVAAKKSRDGFDSLAKLAFSNKRDRQSNNVLVVKCSGLSGDSKESRIAISVDELLGPEEVVVRGLPPMLRNHPLFCGITLSGSGEKVLLLETESVADYCIAESDVDARTDATDDSRLKALVVDDSITARKHISKLLKSNGFAVVEAGDGLDAIETLHRSNFELVVTDLDMPRLGGLELLADIRNGSYCSAPVIVVSSRDDAGFRQQALEYGARGFINKPVSKQQFQQQLEKLGLTLATCQE; encoded by the coding sequence ATGAACAACGTCGCTGAACAACTTGAAAACGCCTGGGCGCCGATCCGGGAATCGATGACGACTGCAATCGTTCGCGATGAAAATGCGCTGGAAAAACTTGCGTTGGAACTGACGGAATTTGCCCACGTCAGCAGGACTGTCGGCAAAGAAGAACTGTCGAGAGGTGCGGATCAACTGGCACGTCTGGCAGACGTTTCCGCGGTGTGGCTGAACCGCTATCCGGACGACACTGAAATCGTTGACGAGATGATGGACTTTGTCGAAAGTCATCTTGGCGAACTTGAAAATGGCATCGCAACTCAGGAAACAAACCCAAAAATTGATCATATGATCGAGCTTGCGAACGAAGCCTGGTCAGACTACTTCATCATGACCGAAGGTTCTTGGGGCACAGGTTTGTCGCTGGAAAGTGAGCCTGCTCCAACGTTTTCCGTCGAATCGCCTTACGAAACTGAACTGCCATCGGCACTGACTGCGGATGAAGGCGACGAAATTCAAACTTCGGCTCTGTTGGAAAATGAGATCGGGATGCTGTTGGGCGCCATGACGGGTGCTTCAAAACAGCCAGTCAGTCCGGAACCAAATCCAAACCCGATTGTGGAAACAGTTTCCGAGTCCGAACCAACAGCTGTGGAAAACGAGCCGGTTGCACCTGTCGAATCAGATTCTGAACCGGCACAAGAGACAGATGTCGACGAAGCAGCAAGAGAAGAGCTTCGCGCCGACCGTGAGATGCTTGACGCCTATCTGGATGACTCGCTTCGATGCGTCGCCGCGATGGAAGCTGCCGCGCTGAGCCTGGATGCGTCGCCGAGCGACAAGGAATCGATTCGCGCTTTCTGCCGCGAACTTCATACGCTCAAAGGAGCGTCCGCGACGGTTGGACTGGCGGGACTTGCGTCTCATCTACACAACCTCGAGAACTCACTCGAAGAGATTTTCTCCGGAAACGCCCACGTGAACCCGGAAACTCTGTTCGAAGCGATCGACTTTGTCCGCAAAGAAATGGACTTGCTAAACCCGGAGTCCGAGCCTGTTTCCGCGAAGCTTGCCGCGACCCAGCAGCAAACTCAAATCCATCGAACACCTGACCCACAGCCTGCTCAGTTCGCTACCGTACCCAACGCAAGTATGGTCTCGCCGGTATCCGCGTCGAATTCCGAAACGCCTTCGCCAACCAGCTTTGCTTCCAACGACAACTCGTCGATTCGCATTCGCGCCGCGCAGTTGGATCGACTGATGGACATGCTCGCCGAGTTGGTTGTCCTCCGCAATCGACGTGAAAACAACGCTTCGGAATTCGACCTTTTGTACAGCGAATTGTCACGTTGTTCGACACGTTTAAGCATTGTCGAAGAACAGGCTGAGCACCACTCGAACAATTCGGTCGTGGGCGAGGTTTCCAAAGACATCGAAGCCGTTGGCCGCGGATTTCGAGCCCTGCAAAAACCTGTTGCCAATGACAACGCAGCCATCACGCGTTTCATTCGTGACTTCCGCCAGGAACTGATGCACCTCAGACGCGTCCCGGTTTCGGGGCTGTTCGGTCGTTTGCAACGAGCTGCTCGCGATGCCGCGAAAAAGGAAAAAAAGCAGGTCCGCGTGAAAGTTGCTGGAGAGAACACGGGGCTGGAGCAGGAAGTCCAGGAACGGCTTTACGAATCCTTGTTGCACGTCGTACGTAACAGCGTTTCACATGGAATTCAGTCGCCTTACGATCGTGCTGCTGCCGGAAAAGACGAAGCCGGAACGATTACGTTGGAAGCTTCCGCAAGCGCCCAACTGCTGGTAATCGAAGTTCGCGACGATGGAAACGGCGTCAACTACGAAGCCATTCGCCAACGCGGAATCGAGAAAGGGCTGATCGCTGCCAATCATCAGACAACCAACGCTGAGCTTGCCAATTTGATCTTTCATCCCGGATTTTCAACGAAGCAAACCGCCAGTGAAATTTCTGGTCGCGGCGTCGGTATGGATGTTGTCGCGACGACCCTTGAACAGATGCGAGGTCGAATCGAAGTCGAATCTGTGACAGGAAAAGGCACCACGATTCGGTTGCTGATTCCGCGCCGAACCGGAATTGAGCATGTGATGGTGTTCCGCTCTCACGAACAGCTCTACGCATTGCCGATGCAGTCTGTCGTTGCGGCGAAAAAGTCCCGCGACGGATTTGATTCGCTTGCCAAACTGGCATTTTCAAACAAGCGTGACCGGCAATCCAACAACGTGTTGGTCGTCAAGTGCTCCGGTTTGTCGGGAGACTCCAAGGAATCACGAATCGCGATCTCAGTCGACGAATTGCTGGGTCCGGAAGAAGTCGTCGTTCGCGGACTGCCGCCGATGCTTCGCAATCACCCACTTTTTTGCGGCATCACGCTGTCCGGTTCTGGCGAGAAAGTCCTGTTGCTCGAAACTGAAAGCGTGGCGGACTATTGCATCGCCGAGTCCGACGTCGATGCACGCACTGACGCCACCGATGACAGCCGGCTCAAAGCACTGGTGGTCGACGATTCGATCACGGCACGAAAACACATTTCAAAACTTCTCAAGTCCAACGGTTTCGCTGTAGTCGAAGCCGGCGATGGGCTGGACGCAATCGAAACACTTCACCGTTCCAATTTCGAACTTGTGGTGACCGACCTCGACATGCCGCGACTGGGCGGACTGGAGTTGTTGGCCGACATTCGAAACGGCAGCTACTGCAGTGCTCCTGTCATCGTGGTTAGCAGCCGCGACGACGCTGGCTTTCGTCAGCAGGCACTGGAGTACGGAGCTCGTGGATTTATCAACAAGCCTGTTTCGAAACAGCAGTTTCAACAACAGCTTGAAAAACTTGGACTCACTTTGGCAACTTGTCAGGAATAG
- a CDS encoding response regulator yields the protein MSEKTVLVIDDSTTIRRLCDKELSAHGYRVLVAPTAEEGVETAILDRPDLIILDHQLPGKTGYEVACELLSNPETATIPVVASSTLRKKAYVEYVDCDNVVDMLPKPYTPEALIATIENAIDTGVMVVQSQSDGSSVPEVIDELGESDLTGTFGCFGLREIIDLLNNGSKCGMLTVENESCRVCVYVDRGRIQAVTASGLDPDFVSSKMPESLAELAPVIKFTIAGRRGSEIDGLLGLLDSKVLDPRLLKKLLRLQAAILLRICFTTQVNQFRFDREVSPPHLFKKLPLDSSLLSLLVESALICESGQLPECAASEGYARKAIRGQNLDRAGLSGRHMKLMNLVSEPVSVAQIAKGLGWSEEEAIRVAHGFEMAELIEKVSLDVKTKVFGVIADGEQALKVRSFYQQSPEHVAGKLVRDSAGLKLLLRRTRPDVLLVEVGDESQALLEEFAELLSQVRVVGIHTGEGDATHEKIASMLSGDCTVESIREAVLEGSTSTVEV from the coding sequence ATGTCAGAAAAAACAGTACTGGTTATCGACGACAGCACGACCATCCGTCGGCTGTGCGACAAAGAACTCAGCGCGCACGGCTATCGCGTGCTGGTCGCACCGACCGCTGAAGAAGGCGTCGAAACGGCAATCTTGGATCGTCCTGATCTGATTATTCTCGATCACCAATTGCCTGGGAAGACCGGCTACGAAGTCGCTTGCGAGCTTCTCTCGAATCCGGAAACCGCAACGATTCCCGTCGTCGCGAGTTCGACGCTGAGAAAGAAAGCCTATGTCGAGTACGTCGATTGCGACAACGTTGTCGACATGCTTCCCAAACCGTACACGCCCGAAGCACTGATCGCGACGATCGAAAACGCCATCGATACCGGCGTCATGGTGGTGCAGTCGCAGTCCGACGGCAGTTCCGTTCCGGAAGTCATCGATGAGCTGGGTGAAAGCGATTTGACGGGCACGTTTGGCTGTTTCGGGTTGCGTGAAATCATTGACTTGCTCAACAACGGCAGCAAGTGCGGAATGCTGACAGTTGAAAACGAAAGTTGCCGCGTATGCGTCTACGTCGACCGCGGCCGAATCCAGGCGGTTACCGCGTCAGGGCTCGATCCCGATTTTGTGTCCAGCAAAATGCCAGAGTCGCTTGCCGAATTGGCTCCTGTTATCAAGTTCACGATTGCCGGAAGGCGCGGAAGTGAGATCGACGGACTGCTCGGATTACTGGACAGCAAAGTACTGGATCCGAGACTGCTGAAAAAACTGCTGCGACTTCAAGCCGCGATTCTGCTGCGAATTTGCTTTACCACGCAAGTCAACCAGTTTCGGTTTGACCGCGAAGTGAGTCCACCACATCTGTTCAAGAAACTGCCGCTCGACTCAAGTTTGCTTTCGCTGCTGGTTGAGAGTGCACTGATTTGTGAATCTGGCCAGTTGCCAGAATGTGCGGCTAGCGAGGGCTATGCTCGAAAAGCAATTCGCGGCCAGAACCTTGATCGTGCCGGCCTTTCGGGTCGCCACATGAAGCTGATGAATCTGGTTTCTGAACCAGTCAGCGTTGCTCAAATCGCGAAAGGGCTTGGGTGGTCCGAAGAAGAAGCGATACGCGTTGCTCATGGGTTCGAAATGGCAGAGCTGATAGAGAAAGTCTCGCTGGATGTGAAAACCAAAGTCTTTGGCGTGATTGCCGATGGAGAGCAGGCGTTAAAAGTGCGTTCTTTCTATCAACAGTCGCCTGAACATGTGGCCGGAAAGCTGGTCCGTGATTCGGCCGGTTTGAAGTTGTTGCTTCGCCGAACGCGGCCCGATGTTTTGCTTGTTGAAGTCGGTGACGAGTCGCAAGCTTTACTCGAAGAATTTGCAGAACTATTGAGTCAGGTCCGCGTTGTCGGGATTCACACGGGTGAAGGCGATGCGACCCACGAAAAAATTGCTTCGATGCTGAGCGGTGACTGCACCGTTGAAAGCATCCGCGAAGCTGTCCTTGAAGGATCCACATCGACGGTGGAGGTCTAA
- a CDS encoding FHA domain-containing protein has protein sequence MNQQGNTPPPFPYLSVKSRGETIWFSLDSSSNALIGSGGHCKVQLDGEGVRSLHCILEIKDDGRLEVRDWNTGCTFVNGQAINEPTELRERDLMKIGQHEITAVLSQEGAQAALAPEPEAEVEVKTEPVAEPQIVAQSEPQGQPEVFEPPQAELPTETSEAVEPADPVSFEPPVANGAEPELSGEPLLTEEEAQAPSENAIGPVPVEWVDANATPTVPTVSVEPEVPAEPVFDEPAPVEPVAEVPSEPASAITEDNLTPPVEASEESSPVAASETDVAAPENTSIDFVYDIDADFEDETGDVPYGFAAPEFNDEFVSADEVRALRMENEQLRFELAKRSTSPSSQDAEVLSREQTVKLVSRLEELLQELKRSDVRARDMEELLRSADQATQDEQEERKQIEKWVSELESRVTQRESETEAEVQQLRKLLDEARASQQESNAALQRVIDAKTSEGETVPVAVVEDLRNQIGSLQTQLNSAQADAASLREQQNRPSAGSLTEAEQQQSERKLAEMQLETSRERAEISRQRVELKRLKADLEERLGEPREANVADTRIRAMREHLKELHDKEEQEKANRRESGGLANRIASLLHRVTGE, from the coding sequence ATGAATCAACAGGGTAACACACCACCCCCATTTCCCTATTTGTCAGTCAAGTCGCGTGGCGAAACGATTTGGTTCAGCCTGGATTCAAGCTCCAATGCTTTGATCGGTTCTGGCGGCCATTGCAAAGTTCAATTGGACGGCGAGGGCGTTCGGTCACTGCACTGTATTCTTGAGATCAAGGATGACGGTCGGCTGGAAGTTCGCGATTGGAACACTGGTTGTACGTTTGTGAACGGTCAAGCGATCAACGAGCCGACGGAGTTGCGGGAACGCGATCTGATGAAAATCGGCCAGCATGAGATTACTGCCGTGCTTTCACAAGAAGGCGCGCAAGCTGCTCTCGCGCCGGAACCGGAGGCCGAAGTCGAAGTCAAAACGGAACCAGTTGCCGAGCCGCAAATTGTCGCCCAATCTGAGCCACAAGGTCAGCCCGAGGTGTTCGAGCCTCCGCAGGCTGAGTTACCGACGGAGACATCGGAGGCGGTGGAACCTGCTGATCCAGTTTCGTTCGAACCTCCCGTGGCAAACGGCGCTGAGCCAGAGCTTTCCGGCGAACCTTTGCTGACCGAAGAAGAAGCACAAGCTCCAAGCGAAAACGCGATCGGTCCAGTGCCTGTCGAATGGGTTGACGCCAACGCAACGCCAACGGTTCCCACGGTTTCGGTTGAGCCAGAAGTTCCCGCCGAACCTGTCTTCGATGAACCTGCACCCGTCGAGCCGGTCGCAGAGGTTCCCTCCGAACCTGCATCAGCAATAACGGAAGACAACCTGACTCCTCCCGTTGAGGCCAGCGAGGAATCGTCACCAGTTGCAGCTTCTGAAACGGATGTCGCAGCTCCCGAGAATACTTCAATCGACTTCGTCTACGATATTGACGCCGACTTTGAAGACGAAACTGGGGATGTTCCGTATGGTTTCGCAGCACCAGAGTTTAACGACGAATTCGTCTCTGCGGATGAAGTTCGTGCGCTGCGAATGGAGAACGAACAGCTTCGATTCGAGCTGGCCAAGCGAAGCACCAGTCCGTCATCGCAAGACGCCGAAGTACTAAGTCGTGAGCAGACCGTGAAGCTGGTTTCGAGACTCGAGGAACTGCTGCAGGAACTGAAGCGATCTGACGTTCGAGCTCGGGACATGGAAGAGTTGCTTCGCAGTGCCGACCAGGCAACGCAGGACGAGCAGGAGGAGCGAAAGCAAATCGAAAAATGGGTCTCGGAACTCGAAAGCCGCGTCACGCAGCGTGAATCGGAAACAGAAGCCGAAGTTCAACAGCTGAGGAAACTGCTGGACGAAGCCCGTGCCTCACAGCAAGAATCCAACGCCGCTCTTCAGCGAGTGATCGATGCGAAAACCAGCGAAGGCGAAACGGTTCCTGTCGCGGTCGTCGAAGATTTACGCAACCAAATTGGGTCTCTGCAAACTCAACTCAATTCGGCTCAGGCGGACGCTGCGTCGCTACGTGAGCAGCAAAACCGACCGTCCGCGGGTTCACTAACCGAAGCGGAACAGCAGCAGTCCGAACGGAAGCTTGCTGAAATGCAGCTGGAGACTTCGCGCGAACGGGCTGAGATATCACGTCAACGAGTGGAACTTAAACGTCTCAAAGCGGACCTCGAAGAGCGACTTGGAGAACCGCGAGAAGCCAACGTGGCTGACACGCGAATCCGTGCCATGCGTGAACACCTCAAGGAGCTGCACGACAAAGAGGAGCAGGAAAAAGCCAACCGACGGGAAAGCGGCGGACTGGCGAATCGAATCGCAAGTCTGCTCCACCGAGTCACCGGCGAGTAA
- a CDS encoding agmatine deiminase family protein: MFGQLYISSGQSYPPKPAKLANDDAASKEAVTPEEAQRLYNRPKTNPPPKFDPKSKWPRIAGEFEEQNAILISVSELLPQHGGVLKRIAELTENHVPLVILFNDSKQVLEAVKVLRDSKQSLSHISFLHFKLDTVWLRDFGPVLAEKENGVMSIDFFYNGQRPTDDHFPRDWAKLTAAEHNSVPWTIQGGNLLCNGIGLALTTTRIFDDNKVIFKRRPGVNIEQEQQKFVLNEFKQYTNLKHIEVLLPLQNEKTKHVDMFATFVNSKEVLVAKVDPRLDPVNARILDYNAKKLQRIQIDGKPLTVHRIPIPVRRGTSWSPYTNVIVANRLIMMPVMQTDDRATMRDAIEVYRNTFPNHRIATVDITTMAKLQGALHCMSIHVPSYVPLPDDKLVSYQRAVDWAKKQEAKK; encoded by the coding sequence GTGTTCGGCCAACTTTACATCAGTTCGGGGCAAAGCTATCCACCGAAGCCAGCCAAGCTCGCTAACGACGACGCTGCATCGAAGGAAGCTGTTACGCCTGAGGAAGCCCAGCGGCTTTACAATCGCCCAAAGACAAACCCGCCGCCGAAGTTCGATCCCAAAAGTAAGTGGCCCAGAATTGCAGGTGAGTTTGAAGAGCAGAACGCGATTCTGATCAGCGTGAGCGAACTTCTGCCGCAGCACGGCGGTGTGCTAAAACGAATCGCAGAGCTGACCGAGAATCATGTGCCTCTCGTAATTCTGTTCAACGATTCGAAACAGGTGCTGGAGGCGGTCAAGGTATTGAGAGACTCGAAGCAGAGCCTTTCACATATCAGCTTTCTGCACTTCAAGCTTGATACTGTTTGGCTGCGTGATTTCGGACCGGTGTTGGCTGAAAAAGAAAACGGCGTGATGTCGATCGACTTTTTCTACAACGGCCAGCGACCCACCGATGACCATTTTCCTCGCGATTGGGCGAAACTGACTGCGGCAGAACACAACTCGGTTCCCTGGACCATTCAGGGCGGCAACTTGCTGTGCAACGGCATCGGCCTGGCACTCACCACGACGAGAATCTTTGACGACAACAAAGTCATTTTCAAACGTCGTCCGGGCGTAAACATCGAGCAGGAACAGCAGAAATTCGTACTCAACGAATTCAAACAGTACACCAACTTGAAACATATCGAGGTGCTGCTTCCGCTGCAGAACGAGAAAACAAAACACGTCGACATGTTCGCGACTTTCGTCAACAGCAAAGAAGTGCTAGTTGCCAAGGTCGACCCGCGACTCGATCCGGTCAACGCTCGAATTCTGGACTACAACGCGAAGAAGCTTCAACGGATTCAAATCGACGGCAAGCCTTTGACCGTGCATCGAATTCCAATTCCCGTTCGTCGCGGGACGTCATGGAGCCCCTATACCAACGTGATCGTCGCCAACAGGTTGATCATGATGCCGGTGATGCAAACTGATGATCGAGCCACGATGCGTGACGCCATTGAAGTCTATCGGAACACGTTTCCGAACCACCGCATTGCGACAGTGGACATCACGACGATGGCCAAATTGCAGGGCGCGTTGCACTGCATGTCGATCCATGTGCCCTCGTACGTTCCGCTGCCGGATGACAAACTGGTCTCCTATCAGCGGGCCGTCGATTGGGCAAAGAAACAGGAAGCAAAAAAGTAG
- a CDS encoding M61 family metallopeptidase has product MKRFLTFAIAIALFAFNSAYEHEAVAQLNYKVNLDETAHRYIHVTLEFEAEDDQTELMMAVWTPGSYLVREYARHIDSMTVTDQDDQPLPFRKTRKNRWMVETEGGGSVKVSYRLYCNEESVRTNFVNHDYAVLNGAPTFITLPDRLDQEHIVSLKLASDWKRSATSLTRGESPHVYVAENFDELVDSPIVAGNIQVYPFEVGGIQHQLVNIGEQGMWDGATAASDLTKVVEAHQKMWGTVPYDRYLFLNVLSGGGGGLEHNNSTLVISSRWSYRETSRYKSWLSLCSHEFFHTWNVRRLRPKPLMKYDYENEVYTDGLWIAEGITSYYQDLALVRAGIISKSKFMSGLSSEIESVQRTDGRKFQSLRDSSFDTWIKFYRPDENSRNTRISYYAKGAVVAFLLDMKIRSLTENKKSLDDVMRKMYRRYSKKGFTAKNFRSVASQVAGEKLDDWFANAIDSTNELEYDSSLTFMGIKIPESAIESDEKPQPNPSSGGTPTIGASFSGNQISRVDPDSQAWQLGLASGDEVLAINGFRLAGSFTERLRQYEIGDRIELLISRDERLFSETVTLERRVRKSWSIGWVSSPSDEQKQRIDSWLEIEPPESDKEKEAKSDEESVGQTSDDAAKKKKKRRRKKPNKS; this is encoded by the coding sequence ATGAAACGTTTCCTCACATTTGCAATCGCAATCGCCCTGTTCGCTTTCAACTCAGCCTACGAACACGAAGCCGTCGCCCAATTGAACTACAAGGTCAATCTGGACGAAACCGCTCATCGATACATTCACGTCACTTTGGAATTCGAAGCCGAAGACGACCAGACGGAATTGATGATGGCCGTCTGGACGCCCGGCTCGTACCTGGTCCGCGAGTATGCTCGTCATATCGACAGCATGACCGTAACCGACCAGGACGATCAGCCGTTGCCGTTTCGGAAGACGCGAAAGAATCGCTGGATGGTTGAAACAGAAGGCGGTGGCAGCGTCAAAGTCAGCTATCGGCTGTACTGCAACGAGGAGTCCGTCCGGACGAACTTCGTCAATCATGACTACGCGGTGCTCAATGGTGCTCCGACGTTTATTACGCTTCCGGATCGACTCGATCAGGAGCATATCGTTTCGCTCAAACTGGCCTCTGACTGGAAACGTTCGGCCACAAGTTTGACTCGTGGAGAATCTCCGCATGTCTACGTCGCGGAAAATTTCGACGAGTTGGTCGACAGTCCCATCGTGGCTGGAAACATCCAGGTTTATCCCTTCGAAGTCGGCGGTATCCAACATCAGTTGGTCAACATTGGCGAACAGGGAATGTGGGACGGAGCGACAGCGGCTTCTGATCTGACAAAGGTCGTTGAGGCTCATCAGAAGATGTGGGGAACCGTGCCATACGATCGATACCTTTTCCTGAACGTACTAAGCGGTGGCGGAGGAGGCTTGGAGCACAACAACAGCACTCTGGTGATCTCCAGTCGTTGGTCGTACCGCGAAACGAGCCGCTACAAGAGTTGGCTGAGCCTTTGCAGCCATGAGTTCTTTCACACCTGGAACGTTCGTCGCCTGCGTCCCAAACCGTTGATGAAGTACGACTACGAGAATGAAGTTTACACCGATGGTTTGTGGATTGCTGAAGGAATCACCAGCTACTACCAGGACCTGGCACTGGTTCGCGCCGGCATCATTTCAAAGAGCAAGTTCATGTCCGGGCTCAGCAGCGAGATCGAATCGGTGCAGCGAACCGACGGCCGCAAGTTTCAGTCGCTGCGAGACAGTTCGTTCGATACGTGGATCAAGTTTTACCGACCGGATGAGAATTCTCGCAATACGCGGATCAGCTATTACGCGAAGGGCGCTGTGGTTGCGTTTTTGCTGGACATGAAAATTCGTTCGCTGACCGAGAACAAGAAAAGCCTCGATGATGTGATGCGAAAGATGTATCGACGCTACTCGAAGAAAGGCTTCACGGCGAAAAACTTTCGCAGTGTTGCCAGCCAGGTCGCCGGCGAAAAACTTGACGACTGGTTCGCCAACGCGATCGATTCGACGAACGAGTTGGAATATGACTCCAGCCTGACTTTCATGGGCATCAAGATCCCGGAATCAGCGATCGAATCGGACGAAAAACCCCAGCCCAATCCGTCAAGCGGCGGGACGCCGACGATCGGAGCATCGTTCTCTGGCAACCAGATTTCGCGCGTCGATCCGGATTCTCAAGCCTGGCAATTGGGTCTGGCTTCCGGCGATGAAGTGCTGGCAATCAATGGCTTCCGCCTCGCGGGTTCTTTCACAGAACGGCTTCGACAATATGAAATCGGAGACCGTATCGAGCTGTTGATTTCACGTGACGAGCGACTGTTTTCCGAAACGGTCACTTTGGAACGACGGGTTAGAAAAAGCTGGTCGATTGGTTGGGTTTCGAGCCCTTCAGATGAACAAAAGCAACGAATCGATTCATGGTTGGAGATCGAGCCACCAGAATCCGATAAAGAAAAAGAGGCCAAAAGCGACGAAGAGTCTGTGGGCCAAACGTCCGACGACGCTGCGAAAAAGAAAAAGAAGCGCCGCCGCAAAAAGCCTAACAAGTCCTGA
- a CDS encoding adenylate kinase family protein: MKFRSVLLFGPPGVGKGTQGAILGSVPGFFHLSVGDVFRSIDIGSDDGREVYQYSSQGKLVPDELTVKIWKKALNAYEALSRYKPREDILILDGIPRNVAQTELVQDHLDILQVIHLQCSDEEEMIHRMRRRAIRENRADDANEDVIRKRFEVYRQKSAAVLECYPQEIIATINANGSPAEVLSRILEAVVPVQNRHFLEHTG, translated from the coding sequence ATGAAATTTCGTTCCGTGCTTCTGTTTGGTCCTCCAGGGGTCGGGAAAGGCACGCAAGGCGCGATCCTTGGTTCGGTGCCCGGGTTCTTTCACCTTTCCGTTGGTGATGTGTTCCGCTCAATCGACATCGGCAGCGACGATGGCCGCGAAGTCTATCAGTACAGCTCGCAAGGCAAGCTGGTTCCCGATGAGCTCACGGTGAAGATCTGGAAGAAAGCTCTGAACGCTTACGAGGCACTCTCCCGTTACAAACCGCGTGAAGATATCTTGATTCTTGACGGTATACCAAGAAACGTGGCTCAGACAGAATTGGTGCAAGATCATCTCGACATCCTGCAAGTCATCCACCTGCAATGCTCCGATGAGGAGGAGATGATTCACCGGATGCGCCGCCGGGCGATTCGGGAGAACCGTGCTGACGACGCGAACGAAGACGTCATTCGAAAACGATTCGAGGTCTACCGGCAAAAGTCCGCGGCGGTTCTGGAATGCTATCCCCAGGAAATTATTGCGACGATAAACGCAAACGGGTCTCCCGCCGAAGTCCTGTCCAGAATCCTTGAGGCCGTGGTTCCAGTTCAAAACCGTCACTTTCTTGAGCACACCGGCTAG
- a CDS encoding sulfurtransferase: MFTTFVSVDELIANRKPDWVIVDASYDLKDKAAGYEMYQAAHIPGAVYAHPFKHLSGPPLTDQGRHPLPSADQLEMVFCRLGISPGTQVIAYDNRGITAPRLWWLLNYMGHDKVAVLDGGIKAWVDAGHETVAGIETNEPGDFEGTANRDMLVVLEEVLDQRLLIDSRDAERYRGDSSGSDPAAGHIPGAKNRHHALNKDEDLKLRDVETLKAEFADLLGDVPSESTTFYCGSGVSACHNLLTMAHLGMKPGKLYVGSWSEWSQFEDLPKISGD; this comes from the coding sequence ATGTTTACGACTTTCGTCAGCGTTGACGAACTAATCGCGAATCGAAAACCGGACTGGGTAATTGTTGACGCCAGTTACGATCTGAAAGACAAAGCAGCCGGCTATGAAATGTATCAGGCCGCTCACATTCCCGGCGCAGTGTACGCTCATCCGTTCAAACATCTCAGCGGCCCGCCGCTAACGGACCAGGGGCGCCATCCATTGCCATCGGCCGATCAGCTGGAAATGGTTTTCTGCCGACTCGGTATTTCTCCCGGCACGCAAGTCATCGCTTATGACAACCGTGGAATTACGGCGCCGCGGTTGTGGTGGTTGTTGAACTACATGGGGCATGACAAAGTCGCCGTACTTGATGGCGGAATCAAAGCGTGGGTCGACGCCGGCCACGAAACAGTTGCGGGCATCGAAACGAACGAACCTGGCGACTTCGAAGGCACTGCCAATCGCGACATGCTGGTTGTGCTCGAAGAAGTACTGGACCAGCGACTGCTGATCGATTCGCGCGATGCCGAACGCTATCGAGGCGATTCCAGCGGTTCAGATCCAGCTGCCGGCCACATTCCGGGAGCAAAGAATCGCCACCACGCGCTTAACAAGGACGAAGACCTTAAACTGCGCGACGTGGAGACGCTCAAGGCCGAGTTTGCCGATCTGTTGGGCGACGTTCCAAGTGAATCGACGACTTTCTACTGTGGTTCGGGCGTTAGCGCCTGTCACAACCTGTTGACGATGGCTCATTTGGGAATGAAGCCCGGAAAGCTGTACGTTGGTTCGTGGAGCGAGTGGAGTCAGTTCGAAGATTTGCCAAAGATTTCTGGCGACTGA